From the Rhodoferax mekongensis genome, one window contains:
- a CDS encoding glycosyltransferase family 2 protein encodes MNANPKEVSSIHQASDSAGDRPLLSVCIPAYNRAALLGPLLESILAQDFEAYEVLICEDGSPERAAIAEVADRFDRLRPGLIRYVENPVNLGYDGNIRRLVELAQGRYCVFMGNDDLLCKGALARIAAAVTQQADCGVVVRSYASFDADPTLYKQIFRYFPQQHVLRAGAQAIFTAYRRSVVISGMVINRDAAHAVETDRFDGTLLYQLYLVGMVLSAHSVVFVPEVIALRRDGTPPDFGNSEVEKGKFVPHDQTPESSLHFMRGMLDIAKYVEETLGLKVFKAIRADIGNYAYPILSIQAKRPTSVFFAYGVSLARLGFWRYPLFHLYFLALLLLGPDRSDRVVGLIKKKLGYTPRLGAARGGGQ; translated from the coding sequence ATGAACGCCAATCCCAAAGAAGTCTCTTCTATTCATCAAGCGTCAGATAGCGCTGGTGACCGGCCGCTACTGTCGGTGTGCATTCCTGCCTACAACCGGGCCGCTTTGCTGGGGCCACTGCTCGAATCCATCTTGGCCCAAGACTTTGAGGCGTATGAAGTCTTAATCTGCGAAGACGGTTCGCCGGAGCGTGCAGCCATTGCGGAGGTCGCCGACCGATTTGATCGACTGCGTCCTGGGCTGATTCGCTATGTAGAGAACCCCGTCAATCTGGGGTATGACGGCAATATCCGCCGCCTGGTCGAGTTGGCGCAAGGGCGCTACTGCGTGTTCATGGGCAATGACGATTTGCTGTGCAAAGGGGCGTTAGCGCGCATAGCCGCGGCCGTGACGCAGCAAGCTGACTGTGGCGTGGTGGTCAGAAGCTACGCCTCCTTCGATGCGGATCCTACTCTATACAAACAGATTTTTCGCTACTTCCCGCAACAGCATGTGCTGCGCGCAGGAGCGCAGGCCATCTTCACGGCCTACCGACGCTCTGTCGTGATATCGGGGATGGTGATCAACCGGGATGCCGCGCACGCCGTCGAGACAGATCGATTTGACGGGACCTTGTTGTATCAGCTCTATCTGGTCGGAATGGTTCTGTCCGCGCACAGCGTGGTGTTTGTGCCGGAAGTGATTGCCTTGCGCCGGGATGGCACGCCACCGGACTTCGGGAACAGCGAAGTAGAAAAGGGAAAGTTTGTCCCGCATGACCAAACGCCAGAGTCATCGCTTCATTTCATGCGCGGCATGCTCGATATCGCTAAGTATGTTGAAGAGACTCTAGGTTTGAAAGTATTCAAGGCGATTCGTGCGGATATCGGCAACTATGCCTATCCCATACTTTCCATCCAGGCAAAGCGCCCCACATCCGTGTTTTTTGCCTACGGCGTGTCATTGGCCAGGCTAGGTTTCTGGCGGTATCCCTTGTTTCATCTCTACTTCCTGGCTCTGCTACTGCTCGGTCCCGACCGCTCGGACCGGGTAGTTGGCTTGATTAAAAAGAAGTTGGGTTACACCCCACGTCTTGGCGCGGCCCGAGGAGGCGGCCAGTGA
- a CDS encoding CgeB family protein, whose translation MKILIVGDWHSKLHEEVVQQALQGLGHEVAAFKWCNYFSRPVGRLAGLRHFVRRAQNKYLWGPQLRSLNRDLLAQASKFKPDVVFIYRGTHVRAATVRALRAQIPGVVLIGYNNDDPFAGGHIAGLWRHFIASLPLLDLALAYRQANLEDFARAGAPRVELLRSWYVPELNHPKELSEKELERFDCDVAFIGHYEPDMRLACLEEVVRRGWRLRLFGHQEGWALALQESPILRQLAPVHPLWGADYNSALAGAKVALCFLSKLNRDTYTRRCFEIPASGALLLSERTADLEGLFLPGKEADYFSSPQELGDKLDLYLRNEELCHAVAAAGRAKVAAAGHDVTSRMRMLTNWIEELKAKH comes from the coding sequence GTGAAGATTTTGATAGTCGGGGACTGGCATTCCAAGCTGCATGAGGAGGTGGTTCAGCAAGCCTTACAAGGCCTTGGTCATGAAGTGGCGGCCTTCAAGTGGTGCAACTACTTTTCAAGACCTGTGGGGCGCTTGGCTGGGCTTAGGCACTTTGTTCGCCGCGCACAGAACAAGTATCTTTGGGGGCCGCAGCTACGCAGCCTTAATCGTGATCTATTGGCGCAAGCATCGAAGTTCAAGCCGGATGTGGTGTTTATCTACCGCGGTACTCATGTCCGAGCAGCGACCGTTCGTGCTCTACGTGCCCAGATACCCGGCGTGGTTCTGATCGGATACAACAATGATGACCCTTTTGCCGGAGGTCATATCGCAGGACTATGGCGACACTTTATCGCCAGTCTACCGTTGCTTGATTTGGCGCTTGCTTATCGCCAAGCCAATCTCGAAGACTTCGCACGTGCGGGTGCCCCGCGTGTGGAGCTGTTGCGCTCTTGGTATGTACCGGAATTGAACCACCCGAAAGAGCTAAGTGAAAAGGAGCTTGAGCGCTTCGATTGTGATGTAGCGTTCATCGGGCACTACGAGCCGGATATGCGTCTTGCCTGTCTGGAGGAGGTCGTGAGGCGTGGTTGGCGCCTACGCCTTTTTGGCCATCAGGAGGGGTGGGCGCTGGCATTGCAAGAGTCCCCTATCCTGCGCCAATTGGCACCGGTCCATCCCCTCTGGGGGGCAGACTACAATTCCGCGCTGGCAGGGGCAAAGGTCGCCTTGTGTTTCTTGTCCAAGCTGAACCGGGACACTTACACTAGGCGCTGTTTCGAGATCCCGGCAAGTGGCGCCCTGCTGTTGTCGGAGCGCACGGCCGACCTGGAGGGCTTGTTTCTTCCGGGTAAAGAGGCGGACTATTTCTCGTCACCCCAGGAATTGGGGGATAAGCTGGACCTGTATCTGCGCAACGAGGAGTTGTGCCACGCGGTGGCTGCCGCGGGACGCGCCAAAGTGGCGGCAGCCGGGCATGATGTCACGTCCCGGATGCGCATGCTGACAAATTGGATTGAAGAACTGAAGGCGAAGCACTGA
- a CDS encoding methyltransferase domain-containing protein encodes MRMEESFWMRLCRKLGWTQLAWSLRRLHCPVAPDALVLEVGSGGNPYFRSNVLLDAFEVTQQRHWAPLVVDRATVLGAVEHLPFRDKSFDFVIASHVFEHSTQPELFLRELQRVAKAGYIEVPDALMERLNPYRDHRLEITVRDGRLLVRKKPDWRTDPVLVELFDSRGKKWIAGETIPRHPFDFHVRYYWDGHIDFTILNPEVDADWAAPTEENPGTPRNGLRARVNKRVLQLARGLLSQRKRNIGIKLDDLLACPECRSADLHIGAERIACSSCHAAYPVRNGLPAMFVKH; translated from the coding sequence ATGAGAATGGAAGAATCGTTCTGGATGCGTCTGTGTCGCAAATTGGGTTGGACACAACTAGCTTGGTCGCTGCGCCGTTTGCATTGCCCTGTGGCTCCCGATGCGCTGGTTCTGGAAGTGGGCTCAGGAGGAAACCCGTATTTCCGATCCAATGTGCTGCTTGATGCCTTCGAGGTGACGCAGCAACGCCATTGGGCTCCACTGGTTGTTGACCGGGCCACGGTGTTGGGGGCTGTGGAGCATTTGCCGTTTCGCGACAAGAGCTTCGACTTTGTGATCGCTTCGCATGTGTTCGAGCACTCCACACAACCAGAACTGTTTCTACGAGAGTTGCAGCGTGTTGCCAAGGCCGGTTATATCGAAGTTCCAGATGCTCTGATGGAGCGCCTCAACCCGTATCGAGATCACCGCCTCGAAATCACAGTGCGTGATGGCAGGTTGCTGGTACGCAAGAAGCCCGACTGGCGCACGGACCCTGTTTTGGTCGAGCTATTTGATTCGAGAGGCAAGAAGTGGATTGCCGGAGAGACGATTCCTAGACACCCATTTGATTTTCACGTGCGCTATTACTGGGATGGGCACATTGATTTCACGATCCTCAATCCTGAGGTTGACGCGGACTGGGCCGCACCTACCGAAGAGAACCCGGGCACACCACGCAATGGTTTGCGCGCTCGAGTCAATAAGCGTGTCTTGCAGCTGGCACGCGGCCTTTTGTCACAACGCAAGCGCAACATTGGGATCAAGCTCGACGACTTACTTGCTTGCCCGGAATGCAGAAGCGCTGACCTGCATATCGGTGCCGAGCGCATAGCGTGCAGCAGTTGCCATGCCGCGTACCCCGTACGCAATGGCCTGCCGGCTATGTTTGTCAAGCACTGA
- a CDS encoding glycosyltransferase family 4 protein, whose amino-acid sequence MRILINALSARLGGGQTYLRNLLLHVPPGEWRIFLLCPDNFDLQGMPENVERIAVGRDLSNPYRRALWEILHLGRMAQRLNAQVLFSPGGLLPRLGLPVGLKTVVTFQNMLPYDRTQRQRYPWGARRLREWLLERGLSAAMRRANLVIFISRFAADFIQSRIGPLGGRAVVIPHGIHPRFLLNSARPLPRPEIAPDGEYYLYVSFVDFYKSQIEVLQSFASMKVQGLAPGTLVIAGGGYAPYQSALRAEIARLGLEASVLLSGNLPHEQLPALYQHAHLNLFASRTENCPNILMEIMAAGRPALVSNSGPMPEFAGDTVFYFDPTNPHSIADAWRQALDNAQEAEQKAMAAIDSVKCRTWQRASESVWREIALTVSKG is encoded by the coding sequence TTGCGCATCCTCATCAATGCACTATCGGCACGTTTGGGTGGCGGTCAGACCTATTTGCGAAATCTGTTGCTCCACGTTCCCCCAGGAGAGTGGAGGATTTTTTTGCTATGCCCGGACAACTTTGATTTGCAGGGTATGCCGGAAAACGTCGAGCGGATTGCGGTGGGGCGGGATTTGAGCAACCCTTATCGCAGAGCGTTGTGGGAAATTCTTCATCTGGGTCGAATGGCGCAACGATTGAATGCGCAAGTGCTGTTTAGTCCCGGAGGGCTATTGCCTCGCTTGGGTTTACCGGTCGGACTCAAAACTGTAGTCACGTTCCAAAATATGCTGCCTTATGACCGCACTCAGCGCCAGCGTTACCCTTGGGGTGCGCGGCGCTTGCGTGAGTGGTTGCTGGAGCGTGGCCTGTCCGCTGCTATGCGCCGAGCTAATCTGGTGATCTTCATCTCCCGGTTCGCTGCTGACTTTATCCAGTCCCGAATCGGGCCATTAGGAGGGCGCGCAGTGGTGATCCCACACGGCATTCATCCACGGTTCCTGTTGAACTCGGCACGGCCATTGCCCCGCCCAGAAATCGCGCCTGATGGCGAGTACTACCTGTATGTCTCATTCGTCGACTTTTATAAGTCTCAGATTGAAGTTCTGCAATCATTCGCTTCTATGAAGGTGCAAGGACTGGCCCCCGGCACTTTGGTGATCGCCGGAGGGGGCTACGCACCCTACCAATCTGCCTTGCGTGCTGAAATAGCGCGACTTGGACTAGAGGCGTCGGTGCTCTTGAGTGGTAATCTGCCGCACGAACAATTACCGGCCCTGTACCAACATGCTCACCTAAATCTGTTTGCCTCGCGCACGGAAAACTGCCCGAATATTCTCATGGAAATCATGGCAGCCGGCCGGCCCGCCCTGGTTTCAAACAGCGGTCCCATGCCCGAATTCGCGGGCGATACGGTGTTTTACTTCGATCCGACCAACCCTCATTCGATTGCCGATGCTTGGCGTCAGGCATTGGACAATGCTCAAGAGGCTGAGCAGAAGGCCATGGCTGCAATAGATTCGGTCAAGTGCCGTACTTGGCAGCGCGCTTCTGAATCGGTTTGGCGTGAAATCGCATTAACTGTCTCCAAAGGATGA
- a CDS encoding polysaccharide biosynthesis protein, with protein MFANKVLLITGGTGSFGNAVLRRFLSSEIGEIRIFSRDEKKQDDMRKRYAHPKLKFYIGDVRDIRSVAAAMRGVDYVFHAAALKQVPSCEFHPMEAVRTNVLGTENVLEAAIAARVKQVVCLSTDKAVYPINAMGISKAMMEKVMVATSRNLDGTVICGTRYGNVMASRGSVIPLFVDQVLAGKPITVTDPSMTRFMMTLEDAVDLVLYAFENGRNGDIFVQKAPAATVQVLTQALLELLGRSAHPVHEIGTRHGEKLFETLLSREEMACADDLGGYFRVPPDGRDLNYAKFVEEGERKLTQSSHGEDYNSHNTTRLDVSGMRELLLKLDFMRRIVRGEAAVAED; from the coding sequence ATGTTTGCAAATAAAGTGCTTCTGATCACAGGCGGCACTGGTTCGTTCGGTAATGCTGTCCTCCGCCGTTTCCTGAGCTCAGAAATTGGAGAAATCCGCATTTTCAGTCGCGATGAGAAGAAGCAAGATGACATGCGCAAGCGCTATGCGCATCCCAAGCTCAAGTTTTATATCGGCGATGTGCGCGACATCCGCAGCGTGGCGGCCGCCATGCGGGGCGTGGACTATGTGTTCCATGCTGCCGCGCTCAAGCAGGTGCCCTCCTGCGAATTCCATCCCATGGAGGCCGTGCGCACCAATGTGCTGGGCACCGAGAACGTGCTGGAAGCCGCCATTGCGGCCCGCGTCAAGCAAGTGGTCTGCCTGAGCACCGACAAGGCTGTCTATCCCATCAATGCCATGGGCATCAGCAAGGCCATGATGGAGAAAGTCATGGTCGCCACCAGCCGCAACCTTGACGGCACCGTCATTTGCGGCACGCGCTATGGTAATGTGATGGCCTCGCGCGGCTCGGTCATTCCACTGTTTGTCGACCAGGTGCTGGCGGGCAAGCCCATCACCGTGACCGACCCTAGCATGACGCGCTTCATGATGACTCTAGAGGACGCGGTGGATCTGGTGCTCTACGCCTTCGAGAACGGGCGCAACGGCGATATCTTTGTGCAAAAAGCACCAGCCGCCACGGTCCAAGTGCTGACCCAGGCCCTGCTGGAGCTGCTGGGGCGCAGTGCGCATCCGGTCCATGAAATCGGCACCCGGCACGGCGAGAAGCTGTTTGAGACCCTGCTGAGCCGCGAAGAGATGGCCTGCGCCGACGATCTAGGTGGGTACTTCCGGGTGCCGCCAGACGGTCGCGATCTGAACTATGCCAAGTTTGTGGAAGAGGGTGAGCGCAAGCTGACCCAAAGCTCGCATGGCGAGGACTACAACTCGCACAACACGACTCGCCTAGATGTCAGCGGCATGCGAGAGCTGCTGCTAAAGCTGGATTTCATGCGGCGCATCGTGCGCGGTGAAGCGGCCGTTGCCGAGGACTGA
- the wbjC gene encoding UDP-2-acetamido-2,6-beta-L-arabino-hexul-4-ose reductase, producing MKVLITGANGFVGKNLQLHLSERKDVQVVCFTREHGVTQLPALLQGVDFVFHLAGVNRPQDPAEFTVGNADLTRALCAEVARAAHAAGRAIPILYTSSTQAASDNPYGRSKREAEVALQALEQDPLVPVHLFRLPNVFGKWCRPQYNSAVATFCHHTARGLPIQIHDPHAAMTLVYVDDVIKRFLQIMDGADPATNAEGFDTVAPQYTVTVGELARQIASFRDSRATLMTERVGTGWMRALYATYVSYLPVEAFSYEVPGYADPRGVFVEMLKTQDSGQFSYFTAHPGVTRGGHYHHSKTEKFLVIQGDARFRFRHMQTGQEHVLQTSGTKPQIVETVPGWTHDITNMGDADMVVMLWANEVFDRARPDTFACPV from the coding sequence ATGAAGGTACTGATCACGGGTGCGAATGGCTTTGTCGGCAAGAACCTGCAACTGCACCTGAGCGAACGCAAGGATGTGCAGGTGGTCTGCTTCACCCGTGAACACGGGGTGACGCAGTTGCCCGCGCTGCTGCAAGGGGTGGATTTCGTCTTCCACCTCGCGGGCGTGAATCGCCCACAGGACCCTGCCGAGTTCACGGTGGGCAATGCCGATCTGACACGCGCCCTGTGCGCGGAAGTGGCGCGCGCTGCGCATGCGGCGGGCCGGGCCATCCCGATCCTCTATACCTCGTCGACCCAGGCTGCGTCCGACAATCCTTATGGTCGCAGCAAGCGGGAGGCCGAGGTCGCATTGCAGGCGTTGGAGCAGGACCCGCTGGTGCCGGTGCATCTCTTCCGGTTGCCCAATGTGTTTGGCAAGTGGTGCCGGCCCCAGTACAACTCTGCCGTCGCCACGTTCTGCCACCACACCGCCCGGGGCTTGCCCATCCAGATCCACGACCCGCACGCCGCCATGACGCTGGTCTATGTGGACGATGTAATTAAGCGCTTCCTGCAAATCATGGACGGGGCAGACCCGGCGACCAACGCAGAAGGTTTTGATACCGTAGCCCCACAGTACACCGTGACCGTGGGCGAGCTTGCCCGGCAGATCGCCTCGTTCCGGGATAGCCGCGCCACACTCATGACGGAGCGCGTGGGGACGGGCTGGATGCGGGCGCTGTATGCGACCTATGTCAGCTATCTGCCGGTCGAGGCCTTTTCCTATGAGGTGCCGGGCTATGCAGACCCGCGTGGCGTGTTCGTGGAAATGCTCAAGACCCAGGACAGTGGCCAGTTTTCCTACTTCACGGCGCATCCCGGTGTGACCCGGGGCGGGCACTATCACCACAGCAAGACAGAGAAGTTCCTCGTCATCCAGGGGGATGCTAGGTTCCGCTTTCGCCATATGCAGACCGGTCAGGAGCATGTGCTGCAGACCAGTGGCACCAAGCCGCAGATCGTAGAGACCGTGCCTGGGTGGACCCACGACATCACCAATATGGGTGACGCAGACATGGTGGTGATGCTCTGGGCTAACGAGGTGTTTGACCGCGCGCGGCCCGATACCTTCGCCTGCCCGGTATGA
- the wecB gene encoding non-hydrolyzing UDP-N-acetylglucosamine 2-epimerase gives MTLLGKNPMTPKKLKVMTVVGTRPEIIRLSRVLAKLDAHCEHVLVHTGQNYDYELNQVFFDDLDIRKPDYFLDSAANSSGAAHTIGNLITAVDRVLEQEQPQAMLVLGDTNSCLSVIPAKRRKVPIFHMEAGNRCFDQRVPEETNRRIVDHTADINLTYSTIARDYLLREGLPPDMVIKTGSPMCEVLTHYRPRIDASDVLQRLALEPGQYFVVSAHREENIESPKSFGKLVEVLNTVAEDYGVPVIVSTHPRTQKRVDATGVRFHPQVRLLKPLGFHDYVRLQLSARVVLSDSGTINEESSILNFPALNLREAHERPEGMEEAAVMMVGLEVERVRQALTILSTQARGAQRSLRQVEDYSMPNVSDKVLRILHSYTDYVNRVVWKKYAA, from the coding sequence ATGACATTGCTTGGAAAGAACCCCATGACGCCCAAAAAACTCAAGGTCATGACCGTGGTGGGAACCCGCCCCGAGATCATCCGTCTGTCGCGCGTGCTGGCAAAATTGGATGCGCACTGTGAGCATGTGCTGGTGCACACCGGCCAGAACTACGACTACGAGCTCAACCAGGTGTTCTTTGACGATCTGGACATCCGCAAGCCCGACTATTTTCTGGACAGCGCAGCTAACTCCAGCGGCGCTGCCCACACCATAGGCAATCTGATCACGGCGGTAGACCGCGTGCTGGAGCAGGAACAGCCGCAGGCCATGCTGGTTCTGGGCGACACCAATAGCTGCCTGTCGGTGATTCCCGCCAAACGGCGCAAGGTGCCCATTTTTCACATGGAGGCAGGCAACCGCTGCTTTGACCAGCGCGTGCCGGAGGAGACCAATCGCCGCATCGTGGACCACACGGCCGACATCAACCTCACCTACAGCACGATTGCGCGCGACTACCTGTTGCGCGAGGGCCTGCCGCCGGACATGGTGATCAAGACCGGCAGCCCCATGTGCGAGGTGCTGACGCACTACCGCCCCCGCATCGATGCCTCCGATGTGCTGCAACGCCTGGCGCTGGAGCCGGGGCAGTACTTTGTGGTGAGCGCCCACCGCGAAGAGAATATCGAGTCGCCAAAGTCGTTTGGCAAGCTGGTGGAGGTGCTTAACACCGTGGCAGAGGACTACGGTGTGCCGGTGATTGTCTCCACCCATCCGCGCACGCAAAAGCGCGTGGACGCCACCGGGGTGCGCTTCCATCCGCAGGTTCGCCTGCTCAAGCCCTTGGGCTTCCATGACTACGTGAGGTTGCAACTGTCTGCACGTGTAGTGCTGTCCGACAGCGGCACCATCAACGAGGAATCTTCCATCCTGAACTTTCCAGCGCTCAATCTGCGCGAAGCGCATGAGCGGCCCGAAGGCATGGAAGAAGCTGCCGTCATGATGGTGGGCCTGGAGGTGGAGCGTGTGCGCCAGGCGCTGACCATCCTGTCCACCCAGGCGCGTGGCGCGCAGCGTAGCCTGCGCCAGGTGGAGGACTACAGCATGCCCAATGTCTCGGACAAGGTACTGCGCATACTCCACAGCTATACGGATTACGTCAACCGCGTGGTGTGGAAGAAGTACGCCGCCTGA
- a CDS encoding glycosyltransferase family 4 protein: MHVLVISQYFWPENFRINDLVADLVQKGHQVTVLTGKPNYPEGRVFEAYRRAPADFASYAGACVVRVPMLARGRGAVRLVLNYFSFALSASLWGAWRLRKQRVDAILVHEPSPVTVGIPGAVLRWCKRAPMAFWVLDLWPETLKAVGIVRSDWGLWLVGQMVRWIYRRCDLILAQSKSFIPQIRRYAGDSARIAYFPSWAESLFAGNAAPRPAEELASAPGSFTVLFAGNMGEAQDFPGILAAAEYLKDSQPHIRWVVLGDGRVKPWVEEAIAARKLASCVQLLGRFPVERMPSFFQGADALLVSLKKEPIFAMTIPGKLQSYLAAGRPIVAMLDGEGADLLDTHRAGLTCSAGDARGLADAVLRLSMLADASRAEMGRRGMALYEQEFERSMLLRRLEAWLLRMAEPAPRGASRRP, translated from the coding sequence ATGCATGTGCTTGTGATCAGCCAATACTTCTGGCCGGAGAACTTTCGTATCAATGATTTGGTGGCCGACTTGGTCCAGAAGGGGCACCAGGTCACGGTTTTGACGGGCAAGCCGAACTACCCCGAAGGGCGAGTGTTTGAGGCCTACCGCCGTGCGCCCGCAGACTTTGCCAGCTATGCTGGCGCGTGCGTGGTGCGCGTTCCCATGCTGGCGCGCGGGCGTGGGGCGGTACGCCTGGTGCTTAACTATTTTAGTTTTGCCCTGAGCGCCTCCCTCTGGGGCGCCTGGCGTCTGCGCAAGCAGCGGGTGGATGCCATCCTGGTGCACGAGCCTTCGCCCGTGACCGTGGGGATTCCTGGCGCAGTGTTGCGCTGGTGCAAGCGCGCACCCATGGCTTTCTGGGTTCTGGATTTGTGGCCAGAAACACTGAAGGCCGTTGGCATCGTCCGCTCTGATTGGGGCCTGTGGCTGGTAGGGCAGATGGTCCGCTGGATTTACCGTCGCTGCGACCTGATCCTGGCGCAGTCCAAGAGCTTCATCCCTCAGATACGCCGGTATGCAGGTGACAGCGCCCGCATCGCTTACTTCCCCAGCTGGGCAGAGTCATTGTTTGCCGGAAATGCGGCCCCGCGTCCGGCCGAGGAACTGGCTAGCGCGCCTGGCAGTTTCACGGTCCTGTTTGCGGGCAATATGGGCGAAGCCCAGGACTTCCCCGGCATCTTGGCAGCGGCGGAGTACCTCAAAGACTCCCAACCCCATATCCGCTGGGTGGTTTTGGGTGATGGCCGTGTGAAGCCATGGGTGGAGGAGGCCATAGCTGCACGCAAACTGGCATCCTGTGTGCAACTGCTGGGCCGCTTTCCCGTGGAGCGCATGCCGTCTTTTTTCCAGGGGGCTGATGCGTTGCTCGTCAGCCTTAAAAAAGAGCCCATTTTTGCGATGACCATTCCCGGCAAGCTGCAATCCTATCTGGCCGCCGGGCGCCCCATAGTCGCCATGCTCGACGGCGAAGGGGCTGACCTGCTGGACACCCATCGCGCCGGGCTTACTTGCTCGGCTGGTGATGCCCGAGGGCTGGCGGATGCCGTTCTGCGTCTGTCTATGCTGGCGGACGCTTCGCGTGCCGAGATGGGTCGAAGAGGTATGGCCCTATACGAGCAAGAGTTCGAGCGATCCATGCTACTGAGGCGTCTGGAGGCCTGGCTGCTCCGGATGGCTGAACCAGCCCCTAGGGGAGCGAGTCGGCGTCCATGA
- a CDS encoding UDP-glucose 4-epimerase family protein, with amino-acid sequence MTVLLTGASGFVGSALLRKLLAAGQRVHACYRTPPPTSPEGVTCYAIPDFTSESAWRAALVGVEVLVHAAARVHVMDEMAADPLEEFRRINVQGTLALARWAAEAGVRRFVFMSSVKALGERTFPDAPFAADTLPAPEDAYGISKWEAEQGLLRLAQETGMEVVIIRPPLVYGPGVKANFAAMMRWVSWGIPLPLGAVTHNRRSFVALDNLVDLTMLCTHHPAAANHIFLASDGEDLSTAELLRRMGRALETSVRLPAVPLAWLEIGARLMRRTNIYHRLCGSLQVDISKTRQLLEWTPPLTVDEGLWLAAGEFRK; translated from the coding sequence ATGACGGTGCTATTGACGGGTGCCTCCGGCTTTGTCGGCAGCGCGCTATTGCGCAAACTGCTCGCCGCAGGCCAGCGCGTTCATGCGTGTTACAGAACCCCACCACCCACTTCGCCCGAGGGGGTGACTTGCTACGCCATCCCCGACTTCACCTCGGAAAGCGCTTGGCGTGCCGCCTTGGTCGGTGTGGAGGTGCTAGTCCATGCGGCGGCCAGAGTCCATGTCATGGATGAGATGGCCGCAGACCCCTTGGAAGAGTTTCGGCGCATCAATGTCCAGGGCACTCTGGCGCTGGCGCGCTGGGCGGCCGAGGCTGGAGTTCGGCGCTTTGTGTTCATGAGCTCGGTGAAAGCACTTGGCGAGCGAACCTTCCCTGACGCCCCATTTGCAGCAGACACCCTACCAGCGCCAGAGGATGCCTATGGCATCTCCAAATGGGAGGCCGAACAGGGGCTGCTACGGCTCGCCCAGGAAACCGGCATGGAGGTGGTCATCATCCGTCCTCCCCTGGTCTACGGCCCAGGGGTCAAGGCTAATTTCGCCGCCATGATGCGCTGGGTGTCCTGGGGCATTCCATTGCCCTTGGGCGCGGTGACGCATAACCGGCGCAGTTTTGTGGCGCTGGACAATCTGGTGGATCTGACCATGCTGTGCACCCACCATCCCGCCGCCGCAAATCACATTTTTCTCGCCAGTGATGGCGAGGATTTATCCACTGCGGAATTGCTGCGGCGCATGGGGCGTGCCTTGGAAACCTCGGTGCGTTTGCCGGCCGTACCACTGGCCTGGCTGGAAATCGGCGCACGGTTGATGCGTAGAACGAATATTTACCATCGGCTCTGCGGTTCTTTGCAGGTCGATATCAGCAAAACCCGGCAATTATTGGAATGGACCCCGCCGCTGACCGTGGATGAAGGGCTCTGGCTTGCCGCAGGAGAGTTTCGAAAATGA
- a CDS encoding sugar transferase, whose product MKRLLDVILALMGGLLLAIPILLTAVAVRLTSAGPVLYWSDRVGRNNRLFKMPKFRSMRVNTPAVATHLLENPDQWLTPIGSFLRKSSLDELPQLWCILSGDMSFVGPRPALFNQQDLISLRTSKGVHMLVPGLTGWAQINGRDELPIPHKVALDEEYLKQYSLGLDLKIIALTIVKVLKRESVTH is encoded by the coding sequence ATGAAACGATTATTGGACGTAATACTGGCCCTAATGGGAGGTCTGTTGCTGGCAATCCCGATACTTCTCACCGCCGTTGCGGTTCGTTTGACCTCTGCGGGGCCGGTCTTGTACTGGAGTGATCGGGTGGGGCGGAATAACCGCTTGTTCAAAATGCCCAAATTCCGCAGCATGCGTGTCAACACGCCGGCCGTGGCGACCCACTTATTAGAAAACCCAGACCAGTGGCTGACACCTATAGGCTCGTTTCTGCGCAAAAGCAGTTTGGACGAATTGCCGCAACTGTGGTGCATTTTGAGCGGCGATATGAGTTTTGTTGGTCCGCGCCCTGCACTGTTCAATCAGCAGGATTTGATAAGTTTGCGGACTAGCAAAGGAGTCCATATGCTGGTTCCCGGTTTGACGGGCTGGGCGCAAATCAATGGGCGCGACGAATTACCCATTCCCCACAAAGTAGCGTTGGACGAAGAATATTTGAAACAGTATTCCCTGGGTTTGGATTTGAAGATAATTGCCCTTACTATAGTGAAAGTCTTGAAACGGGAAAGTGTTACCCACTGA